GCTTGAACAACAGGTCGGCGCACCGCTGTTCGAAAAGGGCCATCGAGCCAAGCTCACGCCCTTGGGGCGAACCCTGGCTCCGCTTTTTGCCGACCTGGTGCGCGCCCACGACCGTGTTGTGCGAGACGTAAGACAGATCACTCTGGCCGAGCGCGGGCTGCTAACGATCGCCGTCGTTCCGTTCCTTGCCGAAGAATGGTTTACGAGCGTGCTAGCGGAGTTCATGAAGACGCATGGCAATGTCACTGTGCGTGTCATCGACCAGCGCTCACGTCAGGCGCGGCAACTCGTCAGTGACGGTCTCGCCGACATCGCCATTGCGTCCAATCTCGGCGACGATCCGAAACTCGATTTCCATCCCGTCTGTGTCGATACATTCGGAATTATATGCCGTGACGACGACCCGCTCACCAGGCGTAAAGGCAAATTGACCTGGAAAGCCCTCGCCGACCGCCCGCTGATCGGCAACGATGCT
The sequence above is a segment of the Pirellulales bacterium genome. Coding sequences within it:
- a CDS encoding LysR family transcriptional regulator: MNTTYRIQQLRQFVIAADTGSLQTAAAETFRSAAAVSTAMSELEQQVGAPLFEKGHRAKLTPLGRTLAPLFADLVRAHDRVVRDVRQITLAERGLLTIAVVPFLAEEWFTSVLAEFMKTHGNVTVRVIDQRSRQARQLVSDGLADIAIASNLGDDPKLDFHPVCVDTFGIICRDDDPLTRRKGKLTWKALADRPLIGNDAFETVIEHGLGQYVESNTVVTVSSRTSTMDLIRRAIGITVLPRLTKPPAATDMAFVQLTEPVVSRSIGIVTRHGQTLLPAARAMATLIERELREYARAHDVILADEKPRAKRKKKSR